One genomic region from Pseudomonas sp. R5-89-07 encodes:
- a CDS encoding type II toxin-antitoxin system RelE/ParE family toxin: MELKWTNKALSDLARLYDFLSVVNRQAAARTVQSLSQAPSILLSNPRIGERIEEFSPRDVRRVLVGHYEMRYEIQQSTLYVLRLWHVREDR; the protein is encoded by the coding sequence ATGGAGCTGAAGTGGACAAACAAAGCTTTATCCGACTTGGCTCGATTGTATGACTTTCTCTCTGTAGTGAACCGCCAAGCTGCCGCCCGCACCGTGCAGTCACTGTCCCAGGCGCCGAGTATATTGCTCAGTAATCCGCGTATCGGGGAAAGAATTGAAGAGTTTTCGCCGCGAGACGTAAGAAGAGTTTTGGTCGGCCATTACGAAATGCGCTACGAAATTCAACAGTCCACACTTTATGTTTTACGGTTATGGCACGTTCGCGAGGACCGCTGA
- a CDS encoding ABC transporter permease — translation MAIRYGKGLIGGAVVVALLALLVHWIGINTIELYRDDLLFYLQAHLILVLVSMLAALIVGLPAGILLSRPNMVGRAERFMQIFNIGNTVPPLAVLAIALGVLGIGSGPAIFALFLASLLPIVRNTYEGLKNVQGSLKEAATGIGMTPRQVLFRVELPNAVPIIIGGVRVALAINVGTAPLAFLIGANSLGSLIFPGIALNNQPQLLLGAACTALLALLLDGLVTLASRLWLERGLRPS, via the coding sequence GTGGCTATTCGCTATGGCAAAGGGCTGATAGGAGGCGCGGTTGTCGTCGCGCTCCTGGCCCTGCTGGTCCACTGGATCGGCATCAACACGATCGAACTGTACCGCGACGATTTGTTGTTTTACCTGCAAGCTCATCTGATTCTGGTTTTAGTGTCCATGCTGGCCGCCCTGATTGTGGGCCTCCCCGCTGGCATCCTGCTCAGCCGACCGAACATGGTCGGGCGCGCAGAACGTTTCATGCAGATCTTCAATATCGGCAACACCGTCCCTCCCCTGGCCGTACTGGCCATCGCCCTCGGCGTCCTCGGCATCGGCAGCGGCCCGGCGATCTTCGCGCTGTTCCTCGCCTCCCTCCTGCCCATCGTGCGTAACACCTACGAGGGCCTGAAAAATGTGCAGGGCTCACTCAAGGAAGCCGCCACCGGCATTGGCATGACGCCGCGCCAGGTGCTGTTTCGCGTGGAGTTGCCCAACGCCGTGCCGATCATTATCGGTGGCGTGCGTGTGGCCCTGGCGATCAACGTCGGTACCGCGCCGCTGGCATTCCTGATCGGCGCCAACAGCCTCGGCAGCCTGATCTTCCCCGGCATCGCCCTGAACAATCAGCCGCAACTGCTGCTCGGCGCCGCGTGCACCGCACTGCTGGCACTGCTGCTCGATGGCCTGGTGACCCTGGCCAGCCGCCTCTGGCTGGAACGCGGGTTGCGCCCGTCTTAA
- a CDS encoding ABC transporter permease: MEFLNAFSHLDWAQVLHLTWQHITLVGIAVILAILIGVPLGILMTRFPTLAGPLQASATVLLTVPSIALFGLLLPFYSKFGQGLGPMPAITAVFLYSLLPIMRNTYLALTGVEPGIREAAKGIGMTFGQRLRMVELPIAVPVILAGVRTAVVMNIGVMTIAATIGAGGMGVLILASISRSDMSMLIVGAVLVSLLAIFADLLLQWLQRSLTPKGLLK; encoded by the coding sequence ATGGAATTTTTGAACGCCTTTTCCCACCTTGATTGGGCCCAGGTCCTGCACCTGACCTGGCAGCACATCACCCTGGTTGGCATCGCGGTTATCCTCGCGATCCTGATCGGCGTGCCCCTGGGCATCCTGATGACGCGCTTCCCCACCCTGGCCGGCCCGCTGCAGGCCAGTGCCACGGTGCTGCTGACCGTACCGTCCATCGCACTGTTCGGCCTGCTGCTGCCGTTCTATTCCAAGTTCGGCCAGGGCCTGGGGCCGATGCCGGCGATCACCGCCGTGTTCCTCTACTCGCTGTTGCCGATCATGCGTAACACCTACCTGGCGCTCACCGGTGTCGAACCGGGCATTCGCGAGGCCGCCAAAGGCATCGGCATGACCTTTGGCCAGCGCCTGCGCATGGTGGAACTGCCGATTGCGGTGCCGGTGATCCTCGCCGGCGTGCGCACTGCGGTAGTGATGAACATCGGTGTGATGACCATCGCCGCCACCATCGGCGCTGGTGGCATGGGTGTACTTATTCTGGCTTCCATCAGCCGCAGCGACATGTCGATGCTGATCGTCGGCGCCGTGCTGGTCAGTCTCCTGGCCATCTTCGCCGACCTGCTCCTGCAATGGCTGCAACGCTCGCTGACTCCAAAAGGATTGCTCAAATGA
- a CDS encoding betaine/proline/choline family ABC transporter ATP-binding protein (Members of the family are the ATP-binding subunit of ABC transporters for substrates such as betaine, L-proline or other amino acids, choline, carnitine, etc. The substrate specificity is best determined from the substrate-binding subunit, rather than this subunit, as it interacts with the permease subunit and not with substrate directly.) has protein sequence MIELQNLSKTFQSNGKTVTAVNDVSLTVNEGEICVFLGPSGCGKSTTLKMINRLIKPSSGKILINGEDTTDLDEVTLRRNIGYVIQQIGLFPNMTIEENIVVVPKLLGWDKQKCHDRARELMSMIKLEPKQYLHRYPRELSGGQQQRIGVIRALAADAPLLLMDEPFGAVDPINREMIQNEFFEMQRALNKTVIMVSHDIDEAIKLGDKIAIFRAGKLLQIDHPDTLLAHPADEFVSNFVGQDSTLKRLLLVKAEDAADNAPSVSPETPVADALELMDEHDRRYVVVTCAENKALGYVRRRDLHRQTGTCGQYLREFNATAAYDEHLRILLSRMYEFNRSWLPVMDAERVFLGEVTQESIAEYLSSGKSRGGKTSIVSPAETALA, from the coding sequence ATGATCGAACTTCAAAACCTGTCCAAGACTTTTCAAAGCAACGGCAAGACTGTTACCGCCGTCAACGATGTAAGCCTGACCGTCAACGAAGGCGAAATTTGCGTATTCCTCGGTCCTTCGGGCTGCGGCAAGAGTACGACGCTGAAAATGATCAACCGCCTGATCAAGCCCAGCTCGGGCAAGATCCTGATCAACGGCGAAGACACCACCGACCTCGACGAAGTGACCCTGCGTCGCAATATCGGCTATGTGATCCAGCAGATCGGCCTGTTCCCGAACATGACCATCGAAGAAAACATCGTGGTGGTGCCCAAGCTGCTCGGCTGGGACAAGCAGAAATGCCACGACCGTGCCCGTGAACTGATGAGCATGATCAAGCTGGAGCCCAAGCAGTACCTGCACCGCTATCCGCGTGAATTGTCGGGTGGCCAGCAACAGCGCATCGGCGTGATCCGCGCCCTGGCGGCTGATGCGCCATTGCTGCTGATGGACGAACCGTTCGGCGCGGTCGACCCGATCAACCGTGAAATGATCCAGAACGAGTTCTTCGAGATGCAACGGGCGTTGAACAAGACCGTGATCATGGTCAGCCACGACATCGACGAGGCCATCAAGCTGGGCGACAAGATTGCGATCTTCCGCGCCGGCAAGCTGCTGCAGATCGACCATCCTGATACGCTGCTGGCGCACCCGGCGGATGAGTTTGTGAGCAACTTCGTCGGCCAGGACAGCACCCTCAAGCGTCTGCTGCTGGTGAAGGCTGAAGATGCGGCAGACAACGCGCCGTCGGTGAGCCCGGAAACGCCGGTGGCCGATGCGCTGGAGCTGATGGACGAGCACGACCGCCGCTATGTGGTGGTCACCTGCGCCGAGAACAAGGCGCTAGGCTATGTACGCCGTCGCGACTTGCACCGTCAGACCGGTACCTGCGGCCAGTATCTGCGTGAGTTCAACGCCACGGCGGCGTATGACGAGCACCTGCGCATCCTGCTGTCGCGCATGTACGAGTTCAACCGTTCGTGGTTGCCGGTGATGGATGCCGAGCGAGTGTTCCTGGGTGAAGTGACCCAGGAGTCGATTGCCGAGTATTTGAGCTCCGGCAAGTCGCGTGGGGGCAAGACCAGTATCGTCTCCCCGGCCGAGACCGCCCTGGCCTGA
- a CDS encoding glycine betaine ABC transporter substrate-binding protein: MKKLSLVLGCVLLFAGIAQAAEKPLIRIGARVFTEQTLLAEITSQYLRTKGYDAQVTGGLGSNLARSAQESGQLDLIWEYTGVSLVAYNHIDEKLDSAQSYARVKELDAKKGLVWLSPSRFSNTYALALPEKVAQEHPEINSISDLTRAMAADTKEHRLVALDTEFANRSDGLAGMVKLYDMNLTRNNTRQMDAGLVYTALRNGQVFAGLVYTTDGRLNAFKLKLLEDDKHYFPDYTAAPVIRKEYLDQHPQLAAELKPLAALFDDETMRQLNARVDVGHESPSAVAADFLRQHPINQ; this comes from the coding sequence ATGAAAAAACTAAGCTTGGTACTCGGCTGCGTCCTGCTGTTTGCAGGTATTGCGCAAGCCGCTGAAAAACCCCTGATCCGCATCGGCGCCCGGGTGTTCACCGAACAGACCCTGCTGGCCGAAATCACCTCCCAGTACCTGCGCACCAAGGGCTACGACGCCCAGGTGACCGGTGGCCTGGGCAGTAACCTGGCGCGCAGCGCCCAGGAAAGCGGCCAGTTGGACCTGATCTGGGAATACACCGGCGTGTCGCTGGTGGCGTACAACCACATCGACGAGAAACTCGACAGCGCCCAGTCCTACGCACGGGTGAAGGAACTCGACGCGAAAAAAGGCCTGGTCTGGCTGTCGCCGTCGCGCTTCAGCAACACCTACGCCCTGGCGTTGCCGGAGAAAGTCGCGCAGGAACATCCCGAGATCAACAGCATCAGTGACCTCACCCGCGCCATGGCCGCAGACACTAAGGAACACCGCCTGGTCGCCCTGGACACCGAGTTCGCCAACCGCTCCGACGGCCTGGCCGGCATGGTCAAGCTGTACGACATGAACCTCACGCGCAACAACACCCGGCAGATGGACGCCGGGCTGGTCTACACCGCGCTGCGCAATGGCCAAGTGTTTGCCGGTTTGGTCTACACCACCGACGGTCGCCTGAACGCCTTCAAATTGAAGCTGCTGGAGGACGACAAGCACTACTTCCCGGACTACACCGCCGCCCCGGTGATCCGCAAGGAATACCTCGACCAGCACCCGCAACTGGCCGCCGAGCTCAAGCCGCTGGCCGCGCTGTTCGATGACGAAACCATGCGCCAGCTGAATGCGCGGGTCGACGTTGGCCATGAAAGCCCGTCCGCTGTTGCCGCAGATTTCCTGCGCCAGCATCCGATCAATCAATAA
- a CDS encoding type III PLP-dependent enzyme: protein MSINVEDYFARATFDKMKAFADKQETPFVVIDTAMISQAYDDLRAGFEFAKVYYAVKANPAVEIIDLLKDKGSSFDIASIYELDKVMDRGVSADRISYGNTIKKSKDIRYFYEKGVRLFSTDSEADLRNIAKAAPGSKVYVRILTEGSTTADWPLSRKFGCQTDMAMDLLILARDLGLVPYGISFHVGSQQRDISVWDAAIAKVKVIFERLKEEDGIHLKLINMGGGFPANYITRTNSLETYAEEIIRFLKEDFGDDLPEIILEPGRSLIANAGILVSEVVLVARKSRTAVERWVYTDVGKFSGLIETMDEAIKFPIWTEKKGEMEEVVIAGPTCDSADIMYENYKYGLPLNLAIGDRLYWLSTGAYTTSYSAVEFNGFPPLKSFYV, encoded by the coding sequence ATGTCGATCAACGTCGAAGACTATTTCGCGCGCGCCACGTTTGACAAAATGAAGGCGTTCGCCGACAAACAGGAAACCCCGTTCGTGGTGATCGACACCGCGATGATCAGCCAGGCCTACGACGACCTGCGCGCCGGTTTCGAATTCGCCAAGGTGTATTACGCGGTCAAGGCCAACCCGGCCGTCGAGATCATCGACCTGTTGAAAGACAAGGGTTCGAGCTTCGACATCGCATCGATCTACGAGCTGGACAAGGTCATGGACCGCGGCGTCAGCGCCGACCGTATCAGCTACGGCAACACCATCAAGAAGTCCAAGGACATCCGCTACTTCTATGAGAAAGGCGTGCGCCTGTTCTCCACCGACTCCGAAGCCGACCTGCGCAACATCGCCAAGGCCGCGCCGGGCTCGAAAGTCTATGTGCGCATCCTCACCGAAGGCTCGACCACGGCTGACTGGCCTTTGTCGCGCAAGTTCGGCTGCCAGACCGACATGGCCATGGACCTGCTGATCCTCGCCCGTGACCTGGGCCTGGTGCCTTACGGCATCTCGTTCCACGTGGGCTCCCAGCAGCGCGACATCAGCGTGTGGGACGCGGCCATCGCCAAGGTCAAAGTGATCTTCGAGCGCCTGAAGGAAGAAGACGGCATTCACCTGAAGCTGATCAACATGGGCGGTGGCTTCCCGGCCAACTACATTACCCGCACCAACAGCCTGGAAACCTACGCGGAAGAAATCATCCGTTTCCTCAAGGAAGACTTCGGTGACGACCTGCCGGAAATCATCCTGGAACCCGGCCGTTCGCTGATCGCCAACGCCGGTATCCTGGTCAGCGAAGTGGTGCTGGTGGCGCGTAAGTCGCGCACCGCCGTCGAGCGCTGGGTGTACACGGATGTGGGCAAGTTCTCCGGCCTGATCGAAACCATGGACGAAGCCATCAAGTTCCCGATCTGGACCGAGAAGAAAGGCGAGATGGAAGAAGTGGTCATCGCCGGCCCGACTTGCGACAGCGCCGACATCATGTACGAAAACTACAAGTACGGCCTGCCGCTGAACCTGGCGATTGGTGACCGTTTATACTGGCTGTCGACCGGTGCCTACACCACCAGCTACAGCGCAGTTGAGTTCAACGGGTTTCCGCCGTTGAAGTCGTTTTATGTTTAA